One stretch of Trichomycterus rosablanca isolate fTriRos1 chromosome 3, fTriRos1.hap1, whole genome shotgun sequence DNA includes these proteins:
- the taf2 gene encoding transcription initiation factor TFIID subunit 2, which translates to MAECGESVSCERYSLSDNTTHQVVCINNINFQRKSVIGFVELTIFPTVVNLNRIKLNSKQCRIYRVRVNDLEVPFIYNDPTLEVCHHESKQRNLNYFSSAYAAAVSAVDADAGNGELSIKVPSEIWKLGDEIKVLKVYIEFSLDQPKGGLHFVVPDMEGSMAEKGAHVFSCGYQNSTRFWFPCVDSYSELCTWKLEFTVDASMVAVSGGDLIETIYTHDMRKKTYHYLLPIPTAAPNISLAIGPFEILVDPYMHEVTHFCLPQLLPLLKHTMSYLHEVFEFYEEILTCRYPYSCFKTVFVDEAYVQVSSYASMSIFSTNLLHSSVIIDQTPLTRRCLAQGLAQQFFGCYISRMSWSDEWVLKGISGYIYGLYLKKTFGVNEYRYWIREELDKIVEYELKTGGVLLHPTFIGGKEKDSPTPHLHFSIKHSHTLSWEYYKMFQCKAHLVMRLIENRISMEFMLQVFNKLLSLASTASSQKYQSHMWSQMLLSTSGFLKSISNVSGKDIGPLMKQWVDQSGVVKFFGSFAFNRKRNVLELEIRQDYTSSGTQKYVGPIKVTVQELDGSFNHTLQIEENSLKHDIPCHSKSRRNKKKKIPLMNGEEVDMDLSAMEAERGSRGRAGRDRIGAELSRRASTTFFSQGADSPLLWIRIDPDMSVLRKVDLAQADFMWQYQLRYERDVVAQEEAIVALEKFPSASSRLALTDILEYEPCFYKVRMQACFCLAKIANAMMSTWSGPPAMKSLFTRMFCCKSCPNIVKTNNFINFQSYFLQKTMPVAMALLRDIQNLCPKEVLNFILDLIKYNDNSKNKFSDNYYRAELIDALTNSLTPAISINNEVRTIDNLSADIKFILEEVTRYLNMEKLLPSYRNIVTVSCLRAIRMLQKNGHIPSDPSLFKAYAAYGHFVDVRVAALEAVVDYTRVDRSAEELQWLLDLVQNDPAHYVRHKILSMMSKNPPFTKAAESPLCTEALVDQLWKLMNSGTSHDWRLRCDAVNVYHTLFGLTRPACLPLPELGLVLNLKEKKAVLNPTIKSEQEGPELMPEMIFTGSIKDDQIVIEPALGSMALATQGLKRKAETPLASPPEPGQVLQDEPMVKATVKSRFPTQDEEDIDMDTVHDSQAFIYHHLNMLERPSTPGREPPAVEQVAMSMPATPVPGFIKEGTTSSSSKHHHHHHHHHHEHKKKKKKHKHKHKHKHKHESKDREKDRDFMGFSNSPASIRSPSLSD; encoded by the exons ATGGCGGAATGTGGAGAGTCGGTGTCGTGTGAGCG TTATTCTTTATCTGATAACACAACCCATCAGGTGGTGTGCATCAACAACATCAACTTCCAGAGGAAATCAGTCATT GGCTTTGTGGAGCTGACCATCTTTCCCACCGTGGTGAACCTGAACCGCATTAAGCTAAACAGCAAGCAGTGTCGCATTTACAGGGTGCGAGTGAATGATCTGGAGGTGCCCTTTATTTATAACGACCCCACACTTGAGGTCTGCCATCATGAATCCAAACA GAGGAACCTGAACTATTTTTCCAGTGCGTACGCTGCAGCTGTGAGTGCTGTGGATGCGGATGCTGGGAATGGAGAGCTGTCCATTAAAGTACCCTCTGAGATATGGAAGCTTGGAGATG AGATTAAAGTTCTGAAGGTGTACATCGAGTTCTCACTGGACCAGCCTAAGGGTGGGCTCCATTTTGTTGTACCTGACATGGAGGGCAGCATGGCTGAAAAGGGAGCACACGTCTTCTCCTGCGGATATCAGAATTCCACAAG GTTCTGGTTTCCATGCGTGGACTCGTACTCGGAGCTGTGCACGTGGAAGTTGGAGTTTACTGTGGACGCCTCAATGGTGGCAGTGTCTGGCGGTGACCTCATCGAGACCATCTACACACATGACATGCGCAAGAAGACCTATCACTATCTGCTGCCCATCCCCACTGCTGCCCCCAACATCTCACTGGCTATAGGGCCCTTCGAGATTCTTGTGGACCCGTACATGCATGAG gTTACACATTTCTGCCTGCCGCAGCTGCTGCCTCTGCTGAAGCACACCATGTCGTACCTGCACGAGGTGTTTGAGTTCTACGAGGAGATCCTGACATGCCGCTACCCATACTCCTGCTTCAAAACGGTTTTTGTTGATGAAGCCTATGTGCAGGTCTCCTCCTACGCCTCCATGAGTATCTTTAG TACAAACCTGCTCCACAGTAGTGTGATCATTGACCAGACCCCACTGACACGCCGCTGCTTGGCACAGGGCCTGGCACAACAGTTTTTTGGCTGCTACATCTCCCGTATGTCATG GTCTGATGAATGGGTCCTGAAGGGCATCTCAGGCTACATATATGGCCTCTACCTCAAAAAGACGTTTGGAGTCAATGAGTATCGGTACTGGATCCGTGAG GAGCTGGATAAGATTGTGGAATATGAGCTGAAGACAGGAGGTGTCCTACTGCACCCTACTTTCATTGGAGGAAAGGAAAAAGACAG CCCGACTCCCCACCTGCATTTCTCcatcaaacactcacacacactttcctgGGAGTACTACAAAATGTTCCAGTGCAAAGCTCACCTGGTCATGAGGCTGATCGAGAACCGAATCAGCATGGAGTTTATGCTGCAG GTTTTCAACAAACTGCTGAGTCTGGCCAGCACTGCATCGTCACAGAAGTACCAGTCACACATGTGGAgccagatgctcttatccaccTCCGGCTTTCTCAAGTCCATCTCCAACGTGTCGGGGAAAGACATCGGACCCTTGATGAAGCAATGGGT AGATCAAAGTGGGGTGGTGAAGTTTTTTGGCAGCTTTGCTTTTAACAGGAAAAGGAACGTGCTGGAGCTGGAGATCCGCCAGGACTATACTTCTTCTGGCACCCAGAAATATGTG GGCCCCATAAAGGTGACGGTTCAGGAGTTGGACGGATCCTTCAACCACACGCTACAGATAGAAGAGAACAGCCTTAAACATGACATACCCTGCCATTCCAAAAGCAGAAG aaacaagaagaagaaaatccCTTTGATGAATGGTGAGGAGGTTGACATGGACCTATCAGCCATGGA AGCAGAGAGAGGCAGTAGAGGCAGGGCTGGTAGAGACAGGATTGGTGCAGAACTAAGCAGAAGAGCATCCACCACATTCTTCAGCCAAGG TGCCGACTCTCCACTGTTGTGGATTCGGATCGACCCGGACATGTCGGTTCTGCGGAAGGTGGATTTAGCCCAAGCTGACTTCATGTGGCAGTACCAGCTGCGGTACGAGCGGGACGTGGTGGCACAGGAGGAGGCTATCGTGGCGCTGGAGAAATTCCCCTCTGCTTCCTCACGCCTCGCCCTCACAGACATTCTGGAGTACGAGCCGTGCTTCTACAAAGTGCGCATGCAGGCCTGCTTTTGCCTGGCCAAG ATCGCCAACGCCATGATGAGTACATGGTCCGGTCCTCCAGCAATGAAGTCCCTCTTCACACGCATGTTCTGCTGTAAGAGCTGTCCCAACATTGTCAAGACCAATAACTTTATCAACTTCCAAAGCTACTTCCTGCAGAAG ACCATGCCAGTGGCTATGGCATTGCTCAGGGACATACAGAATCTTTGCCCCAAAGAGGTGCTTAACTTCATTCTGGACCTCATCAAATACAATGATAACAGCAAGAACAAG TTTTCTGATAACTACTACCGTGCTGAGTTGATTGATGCCTTGACCAACTCATTAACACCAGCCATCAGCATCAATAACGAGGTGCGCACTATAGACAATCTGAGCGCAGACATCAAGTTTATCTTGGAGGAAGTGACTCGCTACCTTAACATGGAGAAACTGCTGCCCAGCTACAGAAACATTGTCACCGTCAG CTGCCTACGGGCCATCAGGATGCTGCAGAAGAACGGCCACATTCCCAGTGACCCCAGCCTATTTAAGGCATACGCTGCATACGGGCATTTTGTGGATGTGAGGGTTGCTGCTCTGGAGGCTGTGGTCGACTATACCAGAG TGGACAGGAGCGCTGAAGAGCTTCAGTGGTTGCTGGACCTGGTCCAGAACGATCCAGCACACTACGTCAG ACATAAGATTCTTAGCATGATGTCCAAGAATCCGCCCTTCACCAAAGCTGCTGAGTCGCCCCTGTGCACCGAGGCtctggtggaccaactatggaAGCTGATGAACTCTG GTACATCTCATGATTGGCGTTTACGTTGTGATGCTGTAAACGTCTACCACACTCTTTTTGGCCTGACGAGACCAGCCTGCCTGCCTCTCCCTGAGCTCGGCCTTGTTCTCAATCTGAAAGAAAAGAAGGCTGTCCTTAACCCCACCATTAAATCAGAACAGGAGGGTCCGGAGCTAATGCCAGAGATGATCTTCACCGGCAGT ATCAAGGATGATCAAATCGTTATAGAGCCGGCATTGGGTAGCATGGCCCTTGCTACTCAGGGCCTGAAAAGGAAGGCAGAGACTCCCCTGGCTTCGCCACCAGAGCCTGGACAAGTGCTGCAGGATGAACCAATGGTCAAAGCAACTGTCAAGAGCCGA tTTCCCACTCAGGATGAAGAGGACATAGATATGGATACAGTTCATGACAGTCAGGCGTTCATTTACCACCACCTAAACATGCTGGAGAGGCCTTCCACACCAG GTCGAGAACCCCCGGCAGTAGAGCAGGTTGCGATGTCCATGCCAGCCACTCCAGTGCCCGGTTTTATCAAGGAAGGCACCACCTCTTCCTCGtccaaacaccaccaccatcatcaccaccatcaccatgagcacaagaaaaagaagaagaagcacAAACACAAGCACAAGCATAAACACAAGCATGAGAGCAAGGACAGAGAAAAGGACCGTGATTTTATGGGCTTCTCAAATAGTCCAGCCAGCATTCGCTCACCCTCTCTGTCTGACTGA